The following coding sequences lie in one Thermoleophilia bacterium genomic window:
- a CDS encoding metallophosphoesterase — MLAGGAFAGAAYMLYEAQWLRRVDRRLLVPEVAADLDGLTIVQLSDLHAGFGPSLNVRALRKAVDLTLAARPDLVVVTGDFAGGPFSQSAWQRQLRRLMAPLGVLGVMGNHDHGDSKAPFVSAMDPELVTGCGVRLLMNEVVTLRRGGAVVQVGGVDDSSGGYDDLAAVEASLDRRPEVLRLLLTHHAEVALRAAPGDFHLALAGDTHGGQIRIPLPGGPVPLSDLGARFVEGYHEVDGRRIYVTRGVGTSLLPFRAFCRPEIVVLHVVAGPK; from the coding sequence GTGCTTGCCGGGGGCGCGTTCGCCGGCGCGGCCTACATGCTCTATGAGGCGCAGTGGCTGCGCCGCGTGGATCGGCGTCTCCTCGTGCCGGAAGTTGCGGCGGATCTCGACGGTTTGACGATCGTTCAGCTCTCCGATCTGCACGCCGGTTTCGGTCCGAGCCTCAACGTGCGTGCGTTGCGCAAGGCGGTCGATCTTACGCTCGCCGCACGGCCGGACCTTGTGGTCGTGACCGGAGACTTCGCCGGCGGACCGTTCTCGCAATCGGCATGGCAGCGCCAACTCCGCCGGCTCATGGCGCCGCTGGGAGTTCTGGGGGTCATGGGCAACCATGATCACGGCGACAGCAAGGCACCCTTCGTTTCGGCGATGGATCCTGAGCTCGTGACAGGCTGTGGCGTTCGCCTGCTGATGAACGAGGTTGTCACGTTGCGCCGCGGTGGGGCGGTTGTACAGGTGGGCGGCGTCGACGACAGCTCGGGTGGATACGACGATCTGGCGGCTGTCGAGGCGTCGCTCGACCGTCGACCTGAGGTGCTGCGTCTTCTCCTCACGCATCATGCGGAGGTGGCGCTGCGTGCTGCGCCGGGAGATTTTCATCTGGCGCTTGCGGGTGACACTCATGGCGGCCAGATACGAATTCCGCTACCCGGCGGTCCGGTTCCGCTCAGTGATCTGGGCGCGCGCTTCGTTGAGGGCTACCACGAGGTTGACGGAAGACGGATCTACGTTACCCGAGGAGTGGGAACGAGCTTGCTTCCCTTTCGCGCGTTCTGCCGGCCGGAGATCGTGGTCTTGCACGTCGTCGCGGGGCCAAAGTGA
- a CDS encoding DUF362 domain-containing protein, translated as MSFASPATPPNPPALVSHVRAQHGPSLAVKLDELVEPFGGWSALVASDERIAVKINLLRAAPPEAAVCTHPETLRAVLRALKAQGARPFVADSPGGVNGPAKVARAFKLSGITAVCLEERVPIVDTEDDRATLHAPQGRLFRTFPYGRAFADADGIIQVGILKTHQLMRLTGGVKLTFGCIPGLAKAQLHVRAQRRDDFADMLVDLHTAVTPRFTIIDGIVAMEGQGPGSGDPRHLGSLFAAVDCHALDAALADRTDHARHAVYTLAAAEHRGLIDLADPYTRAGDPIPREVDFRPASRDLQELLPPTAHRAVRRLITARPQLVNSDACIKCGECANICGAQAIRLAPKPVFDDKRCVRCYACTEVCPVAALDSVPPPLARLASLSKH; from the coding sequence ATGAGCTTCGCGTCGCCAGCGACGCCCCCTAACCCGCCCGCGCTCGTCAGCCACGTCCGGGCGCAACATGGCCCCTCACTCGCGGTCAAGCTCGACGAACTTGTCGAGCCGTTCGGCGGGTGGTCCGCGCTCGTCGCGAGCGACGAGCGCATCGCCGTCAAGATCAACTTGCTGCGCGCGGCTCCGCCGGAGGCAGCCGTCTGCACGCACCCAGAAACCCTGCGCGCCGTGCTGCGCGCTCTCAAGGCGCAGGGAGCGCGCCCGTTCGTCGCCGACAGCCCCGGCGGCGTCAACGGCCCAGCCAAAGTGGCACGCGCTTTCAAGCTCAGCGGCATCACCGCCGTCTGCCTGGAAGAACGCGTGCCCATCGTCGACACGGAAGACGACCGCGCAACGCTCCATGCCCCGCAAGGCCGGTTGTTTCGTACCTTCCCCTACGGGCGCGCCTTCGCCGATGCCGACGGCATCATCCAGGTCGGCATCCTCAAGACTCACCAACTCATGCGACTCACAGGCGGCGTGAAGCTCACGTTCGGCTGTATCCCCGGACTCGCCAAAGCGCAGCTACATGTGCGCGCCCAGCGCCGCGACGACTTCGCCGACATGCTCGTCGACCTGCACACCGCGGTGACGCCGCGCTTCACCATCATCGACGGCATCGTCGCCATGGAGGGGCAGGGTCCGGGAAGCGGCGACCCTCGGCATCTCGGATCACTGTTCGCCGCCGTCGACTGCCACGCCCTCGACGCTGCACTCGCGGACCGCACCGATCATGCGCGACATGCGGTATACACGCTCGCCGCGGCAGAACACCGCGGTCTCATCGACCTAGCCGATCCGTACACACGGGCGGGCGACCCCATACCCCGCGAAGTCGACTTTCGACCGGCGAGTCGCGACCTGCAGGAACTTCTGCCGCCGACAGCGCATCGCGCCGTTCGCAGGTTGATCACAGCGCGGCCGCAGCTCGTGAATTCCGATGCCTGCATCAAGTGCGGCGAGTGCGCCAACATCTGCGGCGCACAAGCCATCCGCCTCGCACCGAAACCGGTCTTCGACGACAAGCGCTGTGTGCGCTGCTATGCCTGCACCGAGGTATGCCCGGTCGCTGCACTCGATTCAGTGCCACCGCCCTTGGCACGCCTCGCCTCCCTCAGCAAGCACTGA
- a CDS encoding YtxH domain-containing protein: protein MSSSGKRRGGFLFGAVVGAVVGLLLAPRSGKETREQLLGAGDGFGGQVERLKGAVEAGKEQAAGQSEHLLQKIEETRERLRRQMEAGDGDEDASVDETLREPSNTI from the coding sequence GTGAGTAGTTCAGGCAAGCGCCGCGGAGGGTTTCTCTTTGGCGCGGTAGTCGGCGCGGTGGTTGGGCTGTTGCTGGCGCCGCGCAGCGGCAAAGAGACGCGTGAGCAGCTCCTCGGTGCCGGCGACGGTTTCGGTGGTCAAGTGGAGCGTCTCAAAGGGGCAGTCGAGGCCGGCAAGGAACAGGCGGCCGGGCAGTCTGAACATCTCTTGCAGAAGATAGAAGAGACGCGCGAGAGACTCCGTCGCCAGATGGAAGCCGGCGACGGTGACGAAGACGCGTCCGTCGACGAGACGTTGCGCGAGCCGTCAAACACCATCTGA
- a CDS encoding metal-sensitive transcriptional regulator, with translation MEHFAADDSARLINRLRRVEGQCGGLQRMIEQGRSCDEVFTQLAATRAALDRVGVLLISLKMRECLSEEEGEPQQMAPHEAIERALDTFLKYSRCVR, from the coding sequence ATGGAGCACTTTGCCGCCGACGACTCTGCCCGTCTCATCAATCGCCTGCGTCGCGTTGAGGGCCAGTGCGGCGGCCTGCAGCGTATGATCGAACAAGGGCGCTCGTGCGACGAGGTCTTCACTCAGCTCGCGGCAACACGTGCGGCTCTAGACCGCGTGGGCGTGCTCCTCATTTCACTCAAGATGCGCGAGTGCCTGAGCGAAGAAGAGGGTGAGCCGCAGCAAATGGCGCCGCACGAGGCCATCGAGCGAGCGCTCGACACGTTCCTCAAGTACTCCCGCTGCGTCCGCTAG
- a CDS encoding HD domain-containing protein — MKLPYDDIHLIADPLYGYLRITLSRAGEIAEADVIDSPWVQRLKRVHQLQSSWWVFPAAEHSRFAHSVGVMHLAGQLARQVHSTLVEVEPATPSLALVEETLRMAGLLHDLGHGPFSHFCDEEYLQPVFGLDHEQISQYLIVNELGDLLRALRRSPSGPFADDEALDPWHVAFLVRAEEDGVRADGVRTDAGAGDTGSPIPRWVRLLHRALSGAVTVDNMDYVRRDAYMCGVSIGPVDVNRLIYYTFCTDEGLTFHKRALSTLRAFLNARFYMYENVYFHRVGHAIDLHLREIFRPTLELVLPQSPLDDSAAYRRLTEWSLFSTVEDWLDQPLASERRALAEQWQAIIHRHVKYSMVYEHHVERQQPLPAARDMTREEFRAAIVKRLPAHLKDIEFVVDIASQDPRPVNPFMGPKRIAVYDPVTQRIEEQLLGGILEFVPAKAHLYRVFAIGREHEHELHLAAQAALEHSVPQSHINL; from the coding sequence GTGAAGCTCCCCTACGACGACATCCATCTCATCGCCGATCCACTCTACGGCTACTTGCGCATCACGCTCTCGCGCGCCGGCGAGATCGCGGAGGCGGATGTCATCGACAGCCCCTGGGTTCAGCGGCTCAAGCGCGTGCATCAGCTGCAGAGCTCCTGGTGGGTCTTCCCCGCCGCCGAGCACAGCCGCTTCGCTCACAGCGTCGGTGTGATGCACCTCGCCGGGCAACTCGCGCGCCAGGTGCACTCGACGTTGGTCGAGGTCGAGCCTGCGACGCCGTCGCTCGCGCTCGTGGAGGAGACACTGCGCATGGCCGGCCTTCTCCACGACCTGGGTCACGGGCCGTTCAGTCACTTCTGTGACGAGGAGTACTTGCAGCCGGTCTTCGGCCTCGATCACGAACAGATCTCGCAGTATCTGATCGTCAACGAGCTCGGCGACTTGCTGCGCGCCCTTCGCCGCAGTCCCTCGGGTCCGTTCGCCGACGACGAGGCGCTCGACCCCTGGCACGTCGCGTTTCTTGTGCGGGCGGAAGAGGACGGCGTGCGCGCCGATGGTGTGCGAACGGATGCGGGCGCCGGCGATACGGGGAGCCCCATTCCCCGTTGGGTCCGGCTGCTGCATCGGGCGCTCTCCGGCGCCGTGACGGTCGACAACATGGACTACGTGCGTCGCGACGCGTACATGTGCGGCGTCTCGATTGGTCCGGTCGACGTGAATCGTCTCATCTACTACACGTTCTGCACCGACGAGGGCCTGACTTTCCACAAGCGCGCGCTCAGTACCCTGCGGGCTTTTCTCAACGCGCGCTTCTACATGTACGAGAACGTCTACTTCCATCGCGTCGGACACGCCATCGATCTGCACCTGCGGGAGATCTTCCGGCCGACACTTGAGCTCGTATTGCCGCAGAGTCCTCTCGACGATTCTGCCGCGTACCGGCGACTTACCGAGTGGTCGCTGTTCAGCACGGTTGAGGACTGGCTCGACCAGCCCTTGGCCAGTGAGCGGCGGGCGCTCGCCGAGCAGTGGCAGGCCATCATTCACCGCCACGTGAAGTACAGCATGGTCTATGAGCATCACGTGGAGCGGCAGCAGCCGCTGCCGGCGGCGCGCGACATGACCAGAGAAGAGTTCCGAGCCGCGATCGTCAAACGCCTGCCGGCGCACCTGAAGGACATCGAGTTCGTCGTCGACATCGCCTCCCAGGATCCCAGGCCGGTGAACCCGTTCATGGGTCCCAAGCGGATCGCCGTGTACGACCCCGTGACGCAGCGAATCGAGGAGCAGCTTCTGGGTGGGATCCTCGAGTTTGTGCCGGCGAAGGCGCACCTCTACCGCGTATTCGCGATCGGCCGCGAGCACGAGCACGAGCTCCACCTCGCGGCCCAGGCTGCTCTCGAGCACTCGGTGCCGCAGAGCCACATCAATCTGTAG
- a CDS encoding protein-L-isoaspartate(D-aspartate) O-methyltransferase — MGDHITRRARMVSEQIAARGVRDTDVLDAMRSVPRHLFVPSEFESRAYMDSPLSIGYGQTISQPYMVALMTELLQVNVRSRVLEVGAGSGYQTAVLAELAGEVYAIERLAQLEERARRALGVLHYNNVRMAIGDGTRGWLERAPFDGILVAAAADKAPPPLLEQLAEGGRMVIPLGAAGREQTLTVFAREGAKITRQASVECRFVPLLSGEDVVAGGPAARERRAAPDTDANGEQEGDAVKCVRARVYGRVQRVYYRASARAEGERLGLNGWVRNCADGSVELQMQGREQAVDAMLDWCSVGPPAAEVQRVEVDAVDPDDTLAGFGVRQ; from the coding sequence ATGGGCGACCACATCACACGCCGAGCACGCATGGTGAGTGAACAGATTGCGGCGCGCGGCGTACGTGACACGGATGTGCTAGATGCCATGCGATCCGTGCCTCGGCATCTCTTCGTTCCCAGTGAGTTCGAGAGCCGAGCCTACATGGACTCGCCGCTCTCAATCGGCTATGGGCAGACGATCTCGCAGCCGTACATGGTTGCGCTGATGACCGAGCTTCTGCAGGTCAACGTGCGCAGTCGCGTGCTCGAGGTCGGCGCCGGGAGCGGCTACCAAACAGCAGTGTTGGCGGAGCTTGCCGGGGAGGTGTACGCGATCGAGCGTCTCGCGCAACTCGAAGAACGGGCACGTCGCGCACTGGGCGTCTTGCACTACAACAACGTCCGCATGGCGATTGGCGACGGCACCCGAGGATGGCTGGAGCGGGCGCCGTTCGATGGGATTCTTGTGGCCGCGGCCGCCGATAAGGCACCGCCGCCGCTACTGGAGCAACTGGCTGAGGGTGGACGGATGGTGATCCCGCTCGGCGCTGCGGGGCGGGAGCAGACGCTCACCGTCTTCGCCCGCGAGGGAGCCAAGATCACGCGGCAAGCGAGTGTCGAGTGTCGGTTCGTCCCGCTGCTGAGCGGTGAAGATGTCGTCGCCGGCGGACCGGCGGCGCGAGAGCGCCGCGCGGCGCCCGACACGGACGCCAACGGCGAACAGGAGGGCGACGCGGTGAAGTGCGTTCGAGCGCGCGTCTACGGTCGTGTACAGCGAGTCTACTATCGGGCGTCGGCACGGGCCGAAGGTGAGCGACTTGGGTTGAATGGCTGGGTGCGCAATTGCGCGGATGGGTCCGTGGAGCTCCAGATGCAGGGTCGCGAGCAGGCCGTCGACGCGATGCTCGACTGGTGTAGCGTTGGACCGCCGGCGGCTGAGGTCCAGCGCGTCGAGGTGGACGCCGTCGATCCTGACGACACGCTCGCCGGGTTTGGGGTGCGCCAGTGA
- a CDS encoding class I SAM-dependent methyltransferase has protein sequence MVHKFDPKNAAKLENPERLVEMPPQRLIELLELSGSETILDFGAGTGMYSLPIADAVPDGELIAVDEQPELLEMLRDKLAANTPAGRVSIVANTDGRVPLDDAVAQRIFMINVFHHIHGDPAALAEVMRLLAPGGILLAAEFAQMERPFGPPNDHVLPLGELRSALTLLGLHERGVYPPGEVGLYHNVVVAAKPQA, from the coding sequence ATGGTTCACAAATTCGACCCGAAGAACGCGGCCAAGCTCGAGAATCCGGAGCGCCTCGTCGAGATGCCGCCGCAGCGCCTCATAGAACTGCTCGAACTCAGCGGCTCCGAGACCATCCTCGACTTTGGCGCCGGCACCGGCATGTATTCGTTGCCCATCGCCGACGCTGTTCCAGATGGCGAGCTCATCGCCGTAGACGAGCAACCCGAGCTTCTCGAGATGCTCCGCGACAAGCTCGCCGCCAACACCCCCGCGGGGCGCGTGAGCATCGTTGCCAATACCGACGGGCGCGTGCCGCTCGATGACGCCGTCGCGCAGCGCATCTTCATGATCAACGTCTTTCACCACATCCATGGCGACCCCGCTGCGCTCGCGGAGGTCATGCGCCTGCTTGCTCCCGGGGGCATCTTGCTCGCCGCCGAATTCGCTCAGATGGAGCGTCCGTTCGGCCCGCCGAACGACCACGTACTACCGCTGGGCGAGCTGCGTTCGGCGCTTACGCTCCTCGGGCTGCACGAGCGTGGCGTCTACCCGCCCGGAGAAGTCGGGTTGTACCACAACGTGGTGGTTGCCGCGAAGCCGCAAGCATGA
- a CDS encoding PHP domain-containing protein — protein MIDLHAHTTFSDGSYTPTQLVEAAAGMGLSAVAITDHDTVDGIQEALSAGERLGFTVVPGVEITLEHQHTTMDMLGYFLDGPPSHTLRAQLAELRRYRDQRNARILERLAEIGMPIDPQRLSAVAGDGAVGRPHIGLAMVQSGYVDSVSSAFRLYLGRGGPAWVDRRRLSLRAAVQLLRESDGLAVLAHPGIIHTEFADLESIVHDAVDAGIVGLECYHPAHSATTVATCLELAAHHNLAVTGGSDFHGTLKPNVRLGCGPNGMVFADEILAQLAAASTQPPRPRDPGQRRE, from the coding sequence ATGATCGATCTCCATGCGCATACAACATTCTCGGACGGCAGCTACACGCCCACACAACTCGTCGAAGCAGCCGCCGGAATGGGCCTGTCAGCCGTAGCGATCACCGATCACGACACCGTCGACGGGATACAGGAGGCGCTCTCCGCAGGCGAGCGCCTCGGCTTTACCGTGGTACCCGGTGTCGAGATCACCCTGGAGCATCAGCACACAACGATGGACATGCTGGGCTACTTCCTCGACGGACCACCAAGTCACACGCTCCGTGCCCAGCTCGCCGAGTTGCGACGCTACCGTGATCAGCGTAACGCGCGCATCCTAGAGCGCCTGGCCGAGATCGGCATGCCGATCGACCCGCAGAGGCTGTCCGCTGTTGCCGGCGATGGCGCCGTCGGCCGGCCACATATCGGCCTCGCCATGGTGCAAAGCGGCTACGTCGACTCGGTTTCTTCCGCCTTCCGGCTCTACCTCGGCCGTGGCGGTCCAGCGTGGGTCGATCGGCGCCGTCTCTCGCTTCGCGCCGCCGTCCAGCTGTTGCGCGAAAGCGACGGCCTCGCGGTGCTTGCCCACCCAGGCATCATCCACACCGAGTTCGCCGATCTCGAGAGCATCGTGCACGACGCCGTCGACGCCGGCATCGTCGGCCTGGAGTGCTATCACCCCGCCCACTCTGCCACGACGGTCGCAACCTGCCTCGAACTCGCCGCCCACCACAACCTCGCGGTCACGGGGGGCTCAGACTTCCACGGGACGCTCAAGCCCAATGTACGCCTCGGCTGCGGCCCGAACGGGATGGTCTTCGCAGACGAGATCCTGGCGCAGCTCGCTGCCGCAAGCACGCAGCCCCCGCGGCCGCGTGATCCTGGTCAGAGACGCGAGTAG